A region from the Fundulus heteroclitus isolate FHET01 chromosome 22, MU-UCD_Fhet_4.1, whole genome shotgun sequence genome encodes:
- the hmx2 gene encoding homeobox protein HMX2 translates to MSSADDSGSKCSSGPVSSFTIQSILGTPSDEPRSGAKELSKGASPPRKRSLSVSSEEECSGGEDSADCFCSDTGQSEPCAQHQAHNFSCLGAAKGLLSGNEAFARRPHLSQPLLQDYKKEQDRPCHQMSPLSEERQADAADKHGNSAKKKTRTVFSRSQVYQLESTFDMKRYLSSSERACLASSLQLTETQVKTWFQNRRNKWKRQLSAELEAANMAHASAQTLVGMPLVFRDNNLLRVPVPRSIAFPTPLYYPGSNLPALPLYNLYNKIEY, encoded by the exons ATGAGTAGCGCAGACGACAGCGGGAGCAAGTGCTCGTCGGGCCCCGTTTCCAGCTTTACCATCCAGTCCATTTTGGGCACGCCGTCCGATGAGCCGCGCTCCGGAGCCAAGGAGCTGTCCAAGGGCGCGTCGCCGCCACGGAAGCGCTCGCTGTCGGTGTCCTCCGAAGAGGAGTGCAGCGGAGGGGAGGACTCAGCGGACTGCTTCTGCTCCGACACGGGTCAAAGCGAGCCGTGCGCGCAGCACCAAGCCCACAACTTTTCGTGTTTAG GTGCCGCCAAAGGTCTTCTGTCCGGGAATGAGGCTTTCGCGCGGCGGCCGCACCTGTCCCAGCCTCTGCTGCAGGATTACAAGAAGGAGCAGGACAGACCGTGCCATCAGATGTCGCCTCTGTCGGAGGAGCGACAGGCGGACGCCGCGGACAAGCACGGCAACTCGGCCAAGAAGAAGACGCGCACGGTTTTCTCCCGGAGCCAGGTGTACCAGCTGGAGTCCACCTTCGACATGAAGCGCTACCTGAGCAGCTCGGAGCGGGCCTGCTTGGCGTCCAGCCTGCAGCTGACGGAGACCCAGGTCAAGACCTGGTTTCAGAACAGGAGGAACAAGTGGAAAAGGCAGCTCTCCGCCGAGCTGGAGGCGGCCAACATGGCCCACGCCTCCGCACAGACACTAGTGGGGATGCCGCTGGTTTTCAGAGATAACAACCTCCTGCGCGTCCCCGTCCCCCGGTCCATCGCCTTCCCGACGCCCCTGTATTACCCGGGGAGCAACCTGCCAGCGTTACCTTTATACAACCTGTACAACAAGATAGAGTACTGA